One genomic window of Daphnia pulex isolate KAP4 chromosome 12, ASM2113471v1 includes the following:
- the LOC124208865 gene encoding uncharacterized protein LOC124208865 isoform X1, producing MAKIVCKKESRSTKNRVVWFPNKKKRNSGCRVTTYGNRIVLQSCRCLTLFCEASSLVGLGQIQIMANSNGESSPLAQQNIPPFSVREVYKAGWLKGVSFPGERRGVIFGKKYERLWALFCIHDDVQPFLEFYIEPKATPMHQPIWATSLAQCMHVSHSIALQGDTFEFVVTCRECTALRLGASTREQMNEWVDVLRNRLRDIGVLEPKENFYSPLPESAKPPPMTNLSSTRDPNSPLPLPPASRNAIRSDQQQQQPDVLYADTIESQVTTVSQSVTGDAVESHVTVISVNEDISDDSTFHAIEPSAVPASTPSMFSTRVRIASAPSSLREAIQVENSYEAIFSSSSSSALPLLATPATPTTTHHRSSRQLPELPPGPPAAAAAAHPADHGVVVRTPSHHHHPLTHHNIGAHGQAQRTREGLRRTMSVGQEHQHLHPQMPRSIPPPPLLLQPGPPGRGGRDGGLVLMPRPPPMFVSSPPQPSTSSHHPLGTRHSSPLFRPTPSNHQSSGNGAALQPVNANHGPGGPESGYSLKERQVARLRMEMQHPAGVRIILKKRDCHNTIALIDALGTVWVAGWRQKEKPLLYNVFHIGDQIIRVSHCNVSSSVDVNRLIKNESSGQIEFIVRRIPFGRVFHLRREAEGQSLGIVLTEAGGGAEIREVVAGGLAAQQGVPPMALSPLTLISSASSSSSPMPCSWTLTEINGRPLNLCSKEGEARDRLNAVGKAVSILIQPTEFVKLLKKQIKSIRGYKEYLLG from the exons TTTTACAATCATGCCGTTGTTTGACATTGTTCTGTGAGGCATCTTCACTTGTGGGTCTTGGACAGATTCA GATAATGGCAAACAGCAATGGGGAATCGAGTCCTCTAGCTCAACAGAACATTCCACCCTTCTCGGTGAGAGAAGTCTACAAAGCGGGCTGGCTCAAGGGTGTATCATTCCCAGGCGAGAGGAGAGGAGTCATCTTTGGCAAAAAGTATGAACGTCTGTGGGCCCTCTTCTGCATCCACGATGATGTCCAGCCATTCCTGGAGTTTTACATCGAACCCAAAGCCACTCCAATGCACCAACCTATTTGGGCCACATCGCTGGCTCAGTGCATGCATGTCTCCCATTCCATCGCTTTGCAGGGTGACACCTTTGAGTTTGTGGTCACCTGTCGTGAGTGCACAGCCCTACGTCTGGGCGCTTCGACTCGCGAACAGATGAACGAATGGGTGGACGTTCTGAGGAACCGTCTTCGCGATATTGGTGTCCTCGAGCCAAAAGAGAATTTCTACTCTCCCCTTCCAGAATCTGCCAAACCTCCGCCCATGACGAACCTCTCGTCCACCAGAGACCCCAATTCGCCTCTGCCACTTCCGCCAGCCAGCCGGAATGCAATCCGTTctgatcagcagcagcagcaaccagaCGTGCTTTACGCCGACACAATCGAGTCGCAGGTGACGACAGTGTCGCAGTCTGTGACCGGCGATGCAGTCGAGTCTCACGTCACCGTCATCTCTGTCAACGAAGACATTTCGGATGATTCAACCTTCCATGCCATCGAACCCAGTGCCGTTCCAGCATCCACGCCCAGTATGTTTTCGACGCGTGTACGAATCGCCAGTGCGCCGAGTTCCTTGCGCGAAGCCATCCAAGTCGAAAACAGTTACGAGGCCATAtttagctcttcttcttcttctgctctcCCTCTTCTCGCTACCCCTGCGACTCCCACAACGACCCATCACCGGAGTAGCCGGCAGCTACCGGAGCTTCCTCCAGgcccaccagcagcagcagcagcagctcatccAGCCGATCACGGGGTGGTCGTGCGGACGCCGTCACATCACCACCATCCTTTGACACATCACAACATTGGAGCCCACGGACAAGCCCAACGAACTCGCGAGGGTCTGAGACGGACCATGAGCGTCGGGCAAGAGCATCAGCATCTCCATCCTCAGATGCCGCGATCCATCCCTCCGCCTCCGTTGCTTTTGCAACCGGGACCCCCTGGCCGTGGGGGCAGAGATGGAGGACTCGTCCTCATGCCAAGGCCTCCGCCGATGTTTGTCTCATCTCCTCCGCAGCCTTCGACTAGTTCGCATCACCCGCTGGGCACGAGACACAGCAGTCCCCTGTTCCGGCCGACTCCGTCCAATCACCAATCGTCGGGCAACGGTGCGGCTCTCCAGCCCGTCAACGCCAACCACGGCCCAGGTGGCCCGGAGTCAGGCTATTCGCTGAAAGAGAGGCAAGTGGCCCGTCTGCGGATGGAGATGCAGCATCCAGCCGGCGTCCGCATCATCCTTAAGAAGAGGGACTGCCACAACACGATAGCTTTGATCGACGCCCTCGGCACTGTTTg GGTGGCCGGATGGCGGCAGAAAGAGAAGCCGCTACTTTACAACGTTTTCCATATCGGCGATCAAATCATCCGCGTCAGCCATTGCAACGTTTCCTCATCGGTCGATGTGAATCGACTCATCAAAAATGAATCGTCCGGCCAG ATTGAATTTATCGTTCGCCGGATCCCTTTCGGTCGGGTGTTCCACCTGCGACGTGAGGCCGAGGGCCAAAGTTTGGGCATCGTCCTCACCGAGGCGGGCGGCGGTGCAGAGATCCGCGAAGTGGTGGCCGGTGGATTAGCTGCCCAGCAAGGCGTGCCACCGATGGCCCTGAGTCCGTTAACGCTCATTTCATCTGCCTCGTCGTCCTCGTCCCCGATGCCCTGCTCTTGGACGTTGACCGAGATCAACGGCCGCCCACTGAATCTTTGCTCCAAGGAAGGCGAGGCGAGAGACCGGCTCAACGCGGTCGGCAAGGCCGTTTCCATCCTCATCCAGCCGACCGAATTCGTCAAATTACTCAAGAAGCAAATCAAGAGCATTCGCGGATACAAGGAATATCTACTCGGCTAG
- the LOC124208865 gene encoding uncharacterized protein LOC124208865 isoform X2 — translation MANSNGESSPLAQQNIPPFSVREVYKAGWLKGVSFPGERRGVIFGKKYERLWALFCIHDDVQPFLEFYIEPKATPMHQPIWATSLAQCMHVSHSIALQGDTFEFVVTCRECTALRLGASTREQMNEWVDVLRNRLRDIGVLEPKENFYSPLPESAKPPPMTNLSSTRDPNSPLPLPPASRNAIRSDQQQQQPDVLYADTIESQVTTVSQSVTGDAVESHVTVISVNEDISDDSTFHAIEPSAVPASTPSMFSTRVRIASAPSSLREAIQVENSYEAIFSSSSSSALPLLATPATPTTTHHRSSRQLPELPPGPPAAAAAAHPADHGVVVRTPSHHHHPLTHHNIGAHGQAQRTREGLRRTMSVGQEHQHLHPQMPRSIPPPPLLLQPGPPGRGGRDGGLVLMPRPPPMFVSSPPQPSTSSHHPLGTRHSSPLFRPTPSNHQSSGNGAALQPVNANHGPGGPESGYSLKERQVARLRMEMQHPAGVRIILKKRDCHNTIALIDALGTVWVAGWRQKEKPLLYNVFHIGDQIIRVSHCNVSSSVDVNRLIKNESSGQIEFIVRRIPFGRVFHLRREAEGQSLGIVLTEAGGGAEIREVVAGGLAAQQGVPPMALSPLTLISSASSSSSPMPCSWTLTEINGRPLNLCSKEGEARDRLNAVGKAVSILIQPTEFVKLLKKQIKSIRGYKEYLLG, via the exons ATGGCAAACAGCAATGGGGAATCGAGTCCTCTAGCTCAACAGAACATTCCACCCTTCTCGGTGAGAGAAGTCTACAAAGCGGGCTGGCTCAAGGGTGTATCATTCCCAGGCGAGAGGAGAGGAGTCATCTTTGGCAAAAAGTATGAACGTCTGTGGGCCCTCTTCTGCATCCACGATGATGTCCAGCCATTCCTGGAGTTTTACATCGAACCCAAAGCCACTCCAATGCACCAACCTATTTGGGCCACATCGCTGGCTCAGTGCATGCATGTCTCCCATTCCATCGCTTTGCAGGGTGACACCTTTGAGTTTGTGGTCACCTGTCGTGAGTGCACAGCCCTACGTCTGGGCGCTTCGACTCGCGAACAGATGAACGAATGGGTGGACGTTCTGAGGAACCGTCTTCGCGATATTGGTGTCCTCGAGCCAAAAGAGAATTTCTACTCTCCCCTTCCAGAATCTGCCAAACCTCCGCCCATGACGAACCTCTCGTCCACCAGAGACCCCAATTCGCCTCTGCCACTTCCGCCAGCCAGCCGGAATGCAATCCGTTctgatcagcagcagcagcaaccagaCGTGCTTTACGCCGACACAATCGAGTCGCAGGTGACGACAGTGTCGCAGTCTGTGACCGGCGATGCAGTCGAGTCTCACGTCACCGTCATCTCTGTCAACGAAGACATTTCGGATGATTCAACCTTCCATGCCATCGAACCCAGTGCCGTTCCAGCATCCACGCCCAGTATGTTTTCGACGCGTGTACGAATCGCCAGTGCGCCGAGTTCCTTGCGCGAAGCCATCCAAGTCGAAAACAGTTACGAGGCCATAtttagctcttcttcttcttctgctctcCCTCTTCTCGCTACCCCTGCGACTCCCACAACGACCCATCACCGGAGTAGCCGGCAGCTACCGGAGCTTCCTCCAGgcccaccagcagcagcagcagcagctcatccAGCCGATCACGGGGTGGTCGTGCGGACGCCGTCACATCACCACCATCCTTTGACACATCACAACATTGGAGCCCACGGACAAGCCCAACGAACTCGCGAGGGTCTGAGACGGACCATGAGCGTCGGGCAAGAGCATCAGCATCTCCATCCTCAGATGCCGCGATCCATCCCTCCGCCTCCGTTGCTTTTGCAACCGGGACCCCCTGGCCGTGGGGGCAGAGATGGAGGACTCGTCCTCATGCCAAGGCCTCCGCCGATGTTTGTCTCATCTCCTCCGCAGCCTTCGACTAGTTCGCATCACCCGCTGGGCACGAGACACAGCAGTCCCCTGTTCCGGCCGACTCCGTCCAATCACCAATCGTCGGGCAACGGTGCGGCTCTCCAGCCCGTCAACGCCAACCACGGCCCAGGTGGCCCGGAGTCAGGCTATTCGCTGAAAGAGAGGCAAGTGGCCCGTCTGCGGATGGAGATGCAGCATCCAGCCGGCGTCCGCATCATCCTTAAGAAGAGGGACTGCCACAACACGATAGCTTTGATCGACGCCCTCGGCACTGTTTg GGTGGCCGGATGGCGGCAGAAAGAGAAGCCGCTACTTTACAACGTTTTCCATATCGGCGATCAAATCATCCGCGTCAGCCATTGCAACGTTTCCTCATCGGTCGATGTGAATCGACTCATCAAAAATGAATCGTCCGGCCAG ATTGAATTTATCGTTCGCCGGATCCCTTTCGGTCGGGTGTTCCACCTGCGACGTGAGGCCGAGGGCCAAAGTTTGGGCATCGTCCTCACCGAGGCGGGCGGCGGTGCAGAGATCCGCGAAGTGGTGGCCGGTGGATTAGCTGCCCAGCAAGGCGTGCCACCGATGGCCCTGAGTCCGTTAACGCTCATTTCATCTGCCTCGTCGTCCTCGTCCCCGATGCCCTGCTCTTGGACGTTGACCGAGATCAACGGCCGCCCACTGAATCTTTGCTCCAAGGAAGGCGAGGCGAGAGACCGGCTCAACGCGGTCGGCAAGGCCGTTTCCATCCTCATCCAGCCGACCGAATTCGTCAAATTACTCAAGAAGCAAATCAAGAGCATTCGCGGATACAAGGAATATCTACTCGGCTAG